The Cutaneotrichosporon cavernicola HIS019 DNA, chromosome: 5 DNA segment TCGCTGCCGTCGGCACTGCCGGCCAGCGCTGCACCTCTAcccgccgtctcctcctccacaaGGACATTGCCAAGCCCTTCCTCGAGAAGTTCCTCCAGTTCTACGACTCGCACAAGCCCGAGACCACCCTCGCCATGGGCGAccccctcaaccccgagaCCCTCATCGGTCCCCTCCACTCGCCCGTCTCGGTCGCCAACTACGAGAAGGCCATCGAGGGTGTCCTCGCCCGTGGCGGTGAGCTCCTCACCAAGCGCTCTGGCCGCATGGCCGCCCCCGCCAACTGGGACGAGGCTACCGGCGGCAACTGGGTCTGGCCGGTTGTCATGCGCCCCAAGCAGGACGACCCCTGCTGGCAGGAGGAGGTCTTCGCGCCCGTCCTCTACGTGGCCGAGTTCGAGACCCTCGAGGACGCTATCCGCCTCAACAACTCTGTTCCTCAGGgcctctcgtcgtcgctcttcACCAAGGACCTCCAGTCCATGGGCAAGTGGCTCGGCCCCGAGGGCTCGGACTGCGGCatcgtcaacgtcaacgtcgGCACTTCGGGCGCTGAGATCGGCGCTGCCTTCGGCGGCAACAAGTCGACCGGCTGGGGCCGCGAGTCGGGCGGTGACGCCTGGAAGCAGTACGTCCGCTGGAGCGCCGCAACTGTCAACTACGGCTCCAAGCTCCCCCTCGCTCAGGGTGTCAGCTTCGGCTTCTAAGCATCCTTTAGTCTTGGACGCCGTGGACGCCTTGGATAGAGTGTATTACGTAGCAGCACAGTAACATTATCATCACATGTACGGGTTTTGGATCGACCGGGCAAGTGAGCGCGagaggggttgggaggaGTGCCACAGACTGACGACGGCTGGGACCATTCGCCGCCAATGATGGATTGTGACAACAGCAAGTGAGCAGTCCCGACAACGGAATACTTTGGGTTTGCAACCTAAACCGCGTAACAACCCAGCTCCGCAGCATcccagaaggaggagagaaCAACGTCACTCTCCAGTACTTTCTCAGTACCTCGGCGATCAAGGAATGTTCTCACCCCTGGTCTCCATGTGTCACCTCAGCAACGCTCCACGGATACAGGCCCACCCCCACTCTACACTGTGCAATGCAATTAGTTGAAATGCATCACGCAGACACTCCGGTCGCGGATTGCTGATGACAGATTCCAGTGGCGTGGGCAGAGGGCTGCTGAATCCCCGGATTCGGATTCGAGTCTCCGGGTTTACGATCCGCGCAGACAGAACCGTGTAAGCGCAGATACTGCTTATCTCCATCGCATGTGCCTCTGGATCAGAATTGATCGATAACGGGGGCACAAAGAGATGGCAAGGGCGGCCTGTTGGCAATTGTTACCAGAGGTCAGGTTGGAGCAGCGTCTGTGACAGTGTCTGGCATCAGCAGAGAAACACCACGTGCGGTCGCATGGCCAGTTCCAGTTGCGGCCGTGTAGTCCCTCTATCGCAACAGTATCAAGATCTAGTGTGGCATAAAGTAGGATTAAAGGCCAAAGAGCGCCGTGTAACAAAAAACATGTCCGtccgctcgcgcagctgcgcgcgccagcgcccacccctccccccaaGCCGCAGCCCAAGCAAACTAACACCCATGGCCGGCACGCGGTGCGTTTAGGCAGCgttggcggtggtggtgggctCGTACCCGTTGGGGTTCTTGGTCTGGAAGTTCCAGAGGTCGCGGCACATCTCTGGGAGGTcacgcttggcgaggaagcccagctccttctcggcgagcgcggggTCGGCCGTGAGGTCCGGGACATCGCCCATGCGGCGGCCGACAATCTCGTACTTGTAATCAAAGCCGGTGGCCTTGCGCATCGCCTCGATCATGGTGAGGACAGACTGGCCCTTGCCACGGCCGAGGTTAAAGGCGCGGAAGTAGCCGTCGGTGCGGGGGTCGCACTTGTCAAAGATGTTGGGCTGGTCGGCAGGCACAGCGATGGCGTCCAGCGAAAGCACGTGGCCCTGTGCCAAATCCATGATGTGCAGGTAGTCACGCACACACGTGCCGTCCGGCGAACCGGGGTAGTCGTTGCCAAAGACCTGGAGGTCCGACTTCTCGCGTCCGACAGCCATCTGCGCAAGCAGGGGGAGAAGGTTTCCGGGCTTACCGCGcggctcctcgccgagcttgccggAGGGGTGAGCACCAGCGgggctgatgtcagcaaCTGATACACTTTCCAGGGCACTCAATTGCGGCCGGAGATCCTTTGAATCAAAAGGCACGGGTACTCACTTGAAGTAGCGGACCGAGACGGCCTTAAGTGGCTCCTTGCGAGGCTCCTCCATTGTGCCGGAGCGGCACACGTCCTGGAtcacgtcctcgaccaTGGCCTTTGTCCGTCCGTACGCAGACTCGGCGTGCACACGCGACGTTTCGGGAATGGGAATGACCTCCGGAGTGCCGTACACggtggccgacgaggaaaAGACAAACGAGTTGCAACCGTACTTGGCCATggactggggtcagcttggGACTAGGCCTATATCGAGCTCACCTGGAGGAGCGACACGGAGCCGCCGACGTTGACCTGGTAGTACGAGAGGGGGAGCTCGCTGGACTCGCCGACCGCCTTGAGGGCAGCGAGGTGAACAACGCCCCAGATCCCGCCGTCCGCCTTGTACTGCTCAAAGACGGcgtcgatctcggcagGGTTGCGCATGTCGGCCTTGTGGAAGATGGGCTGGGGTGCGTTGgggctgctgtcagctcgaCTTGACTATCGGGACCTTACCCCATCTCGTCGCGAGCAATCTCGGCGCAGCGGTTCACGGCCTCGGGGAACGCATTGTGACAGTTGTCAATGACGATGGGAAGGTAGCGCCCAgagaggagaagggagaggaCGACATGCGAGCCAATGTACCCGAGTCCACCGGTCACGAGCACGCGCTGGGATCAGCGGGACAGCGAGGATCGGCGTACCTTGAGCTGAGTGTTGTTGGAAGACATGTCTGTGTAAAAATGTACGGGTTGATTGGATGTAAACAAAATCGAGGGGACCAAAAGGTCAAGTTGTCAAGTGGTCTAGAGGAGTGGAGTAAGAGTGGAGGGGCACAAGGGTTGGACCGATTGATCGGGACTGTTCGCAGAAATTATTTTGGAACAAAGGTGGCGGAGGTGTGTGCGATGAGTTGAACAATGCACTGATCGCTAGGCGGCGTACCGTGTCCTTTATAGTGTAGATgtggcgcggcgtgggTGTAGCCTAGTTGATAAAATTCTGTTCGTGGATATGAGATGGGTTGATAGTGATGGCGATGACCTGTTCTGATTCCCGTTCGTGTCTGAAGATCACGGGAATGTCTTGTCTACCTTTGCaatccatccatccatgTACATCCATTCTATTGACCCCACCATTACAACATTCCCGTTCGGTATCTTGCCCCACCCTTGTGCCTCTCTCTCGGCCCCTTTTGCTTTCTGCCCCCTGCCTTCTGCCTTCTGCCTTCTGCCCCAGCTGCCCCAGCTTCCCCATTCTCGGGCTACAACGGCGCTCTCTGCCTGCCATTTGTCTCTTCCACTTGTGGTCCGCCCCGGACTCGGGCCGTTTCTGCCGACCCAATGACCCGGATACAGGGAGGGTGAGATAAAGATATTCAGGTAGTGATAGAGTGGGTGGAGTAAAGGCTCAAACTCCGTGTCTCGGCGAGTGCCACAAATCTTGTCAAAGTGATTGGCTCAAGTGCCTGGCTTTGGTTTTGAAGGTTTATACGTAATGCCATCCAAGTTTCGATCAAGTAATTTTGCTCCCGCGTTGACAATGTCCAAAGATCTTTGTTCAACTAACAACTAGTTAGTAAGAGAGATAGTGTCACTCGTCTACGTCCACCACTTCATTTGGCCACCCAACTTGCATCTCAAAAGGCTCTGCACATTCAACGATAATTCAACGCGACTGCAAGCTCACATTCGGCACTCCGAGGTCCCCCTTGTCCTTTCTCTTATTACTCAGAATCAAGCTACGCAATGTCTGACAGGCTCACGCGTGTTGCCATCGTCTCGGACGACAAGGTGCGTTGTTGCCATTGTCGTCGCGTGTCTCGCACGCGCCACCGGCTTCTaccttcctcatcgccacCCAGTATCGGAACCACGCTGACCTCCAGTGCAAGCCCAAGAAATGGTACGCGATCGTGGCGGGCTTCGGCCACGCGCCATGCCCTCCACATTCCAGCTTGCTAATGACAGTCGCCAGGAGTGCAAGCGCTCGTGCCCCGTGGTCAAGATGGGCAAGCTGTGTATCGAGGTGACGCCCGCCGACAAGAAGGCCTTCATCTCCGAGGAGCTGTGTATCGGTTGCGGTATCTGCGTCAAGAAGTGCCCATTTGAGGCCATCTCGATTCTCAACCTCCCAACCAACTTGAGCACGCACGTCACCCACCGCTACGCCGCCAACGCGTTCAAGCTCCACCGTCTGCCTACGCCCCGCCCCGGTCAggtcctcggtctcgtcggCACCAACGGTATCGGCAAGTCGAcggcgctcaaggtgcTCTCGGGCAAGCTCAAGCCCAACCTCGGCCGTTACGATGACCCTCCCGAGTGGACCGAGATCATCAAGTATTTCCGTGGCTCGGACCTGC contains these protein-coding regions:
- the GAL10 gene encoding uncharacterized protein (Galactose metabolism-related protein), with product MSSNNTQLKRVLVTGGLGYIGSHVVLSLLLSGRYLPIVIDNCHNAFPEAVNRCAEIARDEMGPNAPQPIFHKADMRNPAEIDAVFEQYKADGGIWGVVHLAALKAVGESSELPLSYYQVNVGGSVSLLQSMAKYGCNSFVFSSSATVYGTPEVIPIPETSRVHAESAYGRTKAMVEDVIQDVCRSGTMEEPRKEPLKAVSVRYFNPAGAHPSGKLGEEPRGKPGNLLPLLAQMAVGREKSDLQVFGNDYPGSPDGTCVRDYLHIMDLAQGHVLSLDAIAVPADQPNIFDKCDPRTDGYFRAFNLGRGKGQSVLTMIEAMRKATGFDYKYEIVGRRMGDVPDLTADPALAEKELGFLAKRDLPEMCRDLWNFQTKNPNGYEPTTTANAA